The proteins below are encoded in one region of Diceros bicornis minor isolate mBicDic1 chromosome 14, mDicBic1.mat.cur, whole genome shotgun sequence:
- the FAM8A1 gene encoding protein FAM8A1, whose product MAEGPEEARGRPPGQDDGGGDREPVPSLKGPPAAAASRPREDPQAEPQAPGRPPSLGLAPAAAATEESEPPREPGKREEAASGSGAGPQEPAGCEAPEAAAPRERPARLSAREYSRQVHEWLWQSYCGYLTWHSGLAAFPAYCSPQPPTPTYLSGAGAAPQAAPPPQLAYYSPFYFLSAAAAGPEPGAAPGVTTPAPVAGLGPRAPHVQGSVRAAPVTRVGSAGPSRTPSETGRQAGREYVIPSLAHRFMAEMVDFFILFFIKATIVLSIMHLSGIKDISKFAMHYIIEEIDEDTSIEDLQKMMVVALIYRLLVCFYEIICIWGAGGATPGKFLLGLRVVTCDTSVLIAPSRVLVIPSSNVSITTSTIRALIKNFSIASFFPAFITLLFFQHNRTAYDIVAGTIVVKRNGVR is encoded by the exons ATGGCAGAGGGGCCAGAGGAAGCCCGAGGCCGCCCTCCCGGGCAGGACGACGGCGGAGGGGACCGCGAGCCCGTCCCTTCCCTGAAAGGCCCTCCTGCCGCCGCCGCCTCACGGCCCCGGGAGGATCCGCAGGCCGAACCCCAggccccgggccggcccccaagcctGGGCCTCGCGCCCGCTGCGGCCGCCACCGAGGAGTCGGAGCCGCCGCGCGAGCCCGGGAAGCGCGAGGAGGCGGCCTCCGGCTCGGGTGCGGGGCCGCAGGAGCCGGCGGGGTGCGAGGCGCCAGAGGCCGCGGCGCCACGGGAGAGGCCGGCGCGGCTGAGCGCCCGAGAGTACTCCCGGCAGGTACACGAGTGGCTGTGGCAGTCCTACTGCGGCTACCTGACCTGGCACAGCGGCCTGGCCGCCTTCCCCGCCTACTGCAGCCCCCAGCCGCCCACGCCGACCTACCTCTCGGGCGCCGGTGCCGCCCCCCAGGCCGCGCCGCCCCCCCAGCTGGCCTATTACAGCCCCTTCTACTTCCTGAGCGCCGCGGCTGCCGGGCCTGAGCCGGGGGCGGCTCCCGGCGTCACCACCCCCGCCCCCGTCGCCGGCCTGGGACCCCGGGCTCCTCACGTGCAGGGATCCGTCCGGGCAGCCCCAGTGACGAGGGTAGGATCCGCCGGCCCTTCGCGAACCCCGAGCGAGACCGGGCGGCAGGCAG gcagAGAGTATGTTATTCCATCCTTGGCCCACAGATTTATGGCAGAGATGGTGgatttctttattctcttctttataAAAGCAACCATTGTCTTAAGCATAATGCACCTCAGTGGAATAAA GGATATCTCTAAGTTTGCTATGCATTATATAATAGAAGAAATAGATGAAGACACATCAATAGAAGACTTGCAGAAAATGATGGTTGTGGCTCTTATATACAGATTATTAGTGTGTTTCTATGAG ATAATTTGCATTTGGGGAGCAGGTGGAGCTACCCCAGGGAAGTTCCTGCTAGGGCTTCGAGTTGTGACATGTGATACATCAGTGCTTATTGCACCAAGTCGGGTTTTAGTGATTCCTTCCTCAAATGTTAGCATTACAAC GTCCACTATACGAGCTTTGATCAAgaatttttctattgcttctttTTTCCCTGCTTTCATCACACTGCTGTTTTTTCAGCATAATCGAACAGCCTATGACATTGTAGCAGGAACCATTGTGGTAAAAAGAAATGGGGTCAGATGA